The Prochlorococcus marinus CUG1417 genome includes the window ACTGCAGAGATAAAGCCTGCTCCACTTGATATGGCCCCTTTTAATGCTAAGTATGCAGCCCCAGGATATTTTTCACTTCCAGCTATTATTAATGTTCTACCTCTTTGATATTTGTTGGAATTTTTTGGTAAAGAAGGTAAATCAATATTTTTTATATCTTTGTAAGTAACCTTAAAAATTTTTTCATCAACTTTGGACAGTTTACTAGCAGGCATCCCAATATCTATATGGTGCAATTCTCCAATAAAAGGCAAAGCAGAATCTTGAATTAACCCAAGCTTATAAAGACCAATAGCTAAGGTATAGTCTGCCTTTACTGCGTTATCTAAAAAAGGCTCACCCTTATCAGGACATAATCCTGTTGGAATATCAATACTTATTACCTTTCCAGATTTTTTATAAAATTTTTGATTAAACAGTTTAATTAATTTATCATCAACTTTTCTTGTTTGATTATTACCAAAAACTGCATCAATCCAAAGCTCTTTTCTATTTGCATCAGGAGGTTCTACTAATTTTGTGACACCAATAGATGTAAGATAATTAAGGTGTTTATTTGTTAATGTTTTTTTTATCGGAAATGGGCACCATACCTGAACATAAAAACCTTTCAAAAAAAGCTCTCTAGCTATTACTGCACCATCCCCACCATTATGGCCAGGACCTATAAAAACAGTTATTCCATGCTTGAGAAGAGGTTTCTTTTTTAAGAGCCATCTACTAATTTGGATACCAGCTTTTTCCATCAATGCTTCTTGTGGCATTCCATCAGAAAACATTTCTTTCTCTAATTTCAACATTTGCTTTGAATCAACAATTAAATGTTCAGAGTCAATTGTTGGCCATACAATTTCATTCATAATGAGTACAAAGCAATTGAAGTACTTTTCAAAAATTTAAACTTCCATGTTAAAGACACAAAAGGATAAAAAATTAGAGAACTTTTTTTCTTCTAATAATAAAACTAAAAAGAAGAAAAATATTATTGTAGGTCTTTCTGGTGGCGTAGATAGTTCCCTCTCAGCTGCTCTTCTTGTAGAAAAAGGCTGGAATGTTGAGGGACTAACTCTTTGGTTAATGAAAGGACAAGGCTCCTGTTGTTCTGAAGGATTAGTAGATGCTGCTGGCCTTTGTGAAGATTTGGGAATTAACCATAAAATAATAGACTCAAGAGAAATTTTCGAAAGAGAGGTAATTAAAAAAACAACTGAAAGCTATGAGAAAGGATTCACTCCACTTCCATGTTCGATGTGCAACAAAAATGTGAAGTTTGAAGAGATGCTCAATTACGCAATAAGCAAAAAAGACTTTACTCATATTGCGACGGGACATTACGCAAGGATAAAAAAATCATCTTATGCTAGAGCACTTGATTGCAAGAGCCTTGTATTTAAGGAATACCTTCTTCTTAGAGGTGCTGACGAAAACAAAGACCAAAGTTATTTTCTTTATTCTCTTTCTCAAGAAGTACTAAGCAGATTAGAATTTCCTCTTGGTGAAATGAAAAAAGAAGAAACAAGAAGGGAAGCCATCAGATTAGGCCTTAGAACTGCTCAAAAACCAGAAAGTCAAGATTTATGTTTAGTTGAGCATTATGGATCAATGCAAAAATTTATCGACAAACACATAGAACCCAAAGAAGGAAAAATTGTGCATGTAAATGGGAAAGTCCTTGGGACGCACAATGGAATTCAGCACTTTACGGTAGGTCAGAGAAAAGGGTTGGGCATCGCTTGGCCTGAACCACTATATGTAAAAAGTTTAGACAGGGTAAAAAACACAGTTTATGTAGCAGACAAAAGTGATCTATTTAATAAAGAAGCAATTATTAGTAAGATTAACTGGGTTTCAATCCAAGATCCTGAGCAAGAGATAGAAGTAGAAGCACAAATCAGATATAGAAGTAATCCAGTAAAAGGTACATTAATACCTTTGAAAAATTTAGATAATACAACTACAACATTTAAATTAATTTTTGAAGAAAGTCAAAGTTCGGTAACGCCTGGACAAGCTGCAGTTTTTTATAAAGGAGAAATTTTATTAGGTGGTGGATTAATTAGTTAATTTTCCAAAAGATATTTAATCCCATAAATAATATAAACAAAAACAAAATAGGTTTATCTCCAAATTTTGTATAGAAAGTCTTTTCGGATGAAAAATTAGGGAACAATATTTCATTTTTCTCAACATCATAGTCTAAAAGTTTAATTATTTTTCCATCATCTTGAATTAAGCCCGAAGGTCCTGTATTTGATACTATTAAATTATTTTTCTTATTTTCAATACTTCTTAATCTAGCCAAAGATAGGAATTGATTATAAAGCTTAGCTGGATATGGATTTAAATTTGCTGCAGTTATTATCAGTTTTGCACCGCTATTAATAGCCTTTCTTATTTCTAGTCCATCACTAATTTCGTAACATATAGCTACTGCTAGTGGGGGTGTAAATTTAGGATCAAAAAATCTTGAATCAGAGCCTGGTTGAATTCCTCCTACTGCAGATAATCCTCTTGAAAAACTATCTAGAAATCTAGGTATTTTTTCACCTATTGGAACAAGTCTATTTTTATCTATAAATGAGGTAAAAGATTTATCTCCAATTTGAAATCCGAGTAAAGAACTTCTTAATTCATTATTTGAATTTCTGAAACCTCCTG containing:
- a CDS encoding NAD(P)H-hydrate dehydratase, encoding MNEIVWPTIDSEHLIVDSKQMLKLEKEMFSDGMPQEALMEKAGIQISRWLLKKKPLLKHGITVFIGPGHNGGDGAVIARELFLKGFYVQVWCPFPIKKTLTNKHLNYLTSIGVTKLVEPPDANRKELWIDAVFGNNQTRKVDDKLIKLFNQKFYKKSGKVISIDIPTGLCPDKGEPFLDNAVKADYTLAIGLYKLGLIQDSALPFIGELHHIDIGMPASKLSKVDEKIFKVTYKDIKNIDLPSLPKNSNKYQRGRTLIIAGSEKYPGAAYLALKGAISSGAGFISAVLPGMVAESIWQVAPEIVLKETMQSNQNGNASLYSALKNIDLSGFDSLVVGPGIGIDKDDWQKSKDYLIAFEGLLILDADALNRISDSKLGSNFFLERKFKTWITPHSKEFGRLFPNIKAQNNVGLASYAAKKFNISILLKGANSIVADNKKVWQLFGTDSQTARAGLGDLLSGFIGGSSAMDLTLCRNISTDFFAKYVLLHSFAASKSKSGSNASAIGDGLTKLMRNIKTRQIS
- the mnmA gene encoding tRNA 2-thiouridine(34) synthase MnmA — protein: MLKTQKDKKLENFFSSNNKTKKKKNIIVGLSGGVDSSLSAALLVEKGWNVEGLTLWLMKGQGSCCSEGLVDAAGLCEDLGINHKIIDSREIFEREVIKKTTESYEKGFTPLPCSMCNKNVKFEEMLNYAISKKDFTHIATGHYARIKKSSYARALDCKSLVFKEYLLLRGADENKDQSYFLYSLSQEVLSRLEFPLGEMKKEETRREAIRLGLRTAQKPESQDLCLVEHYGSMQKFIDKHIEPKEGKIVHVNGKVLGTHNGIQHFTVGQRKGLGIAWPEPLYVKSLDRVKNTVYVADKSDLFNKEAIISKINWVSIQDPEQEIEVEAQIRYRSNPVKGTLIPLKNLDNTTTTFKLIFEESQSSVTPGQAAVFYKGEILLGGGLIS